From the Oryza glaberrima chromosome 5, OglaRS2, whole genome shotgun sequence genome, one window contains:
- the LOC127775060 gene encoding protein ROOT INITIATION DEFECTIVE 3-like: MGEKEAMLVVCANDVGLVYDINTCEKIMCIHDCVAPPCGLAFVDGFLLAASRTDKDQPIFGSAIYFWAPSKIKEVQKSYVAEAIGPIACSKDGVYLVGGASSGHTYIWEIASGALLKRWCGHKNAISCLAFSQDSSFLISGSIEGMVYTWSMVSLFQAEEPRPIEGTEIYPNFYNVKKNEHKASITGILTMLRGQCPILITSSLDGNCKVTDLLSGLLLHTISLSSSVTTIAVDPLEQFLLCGAGDTCIYVTVLNGIGTKKSSLTCFEDNCQILSGHNAPITALAFCSKGVRLVSASKDCTILVWDTRAWQVINKIENKIGGHITNLLVFPKRAISTVHQERNFRPIKFPKLEKICKPTNETMAFLVPSQFSKDVNSSIVSFNSSNLLAEQLLDLEEKRTLEAVEMIIGMNIQDRVKNQTMAKELTNMNMLLQGQVFDVMDVGADED; encoded by the exons ATGGGGGAGAAAGAGGCAATGCTAGTGGTGTGTGCTAATGATGTAGGGTTGGTGTACGATATCAACACATGCGAGAAGATTATGTGCATACACGACTGCGTTGCTCCTCCATGTGGCCTCGCTTTTGTTGATGGATTTCTCCTCGCTGCATCTCGGACAGACAAGGATCAACCAATCTTTGGAAGTGCTATATATTTCTGGGCTCCAAGTAAG ATCAAGGAAGTGCAAAAAAGTTATGTAGCTGAAGCCATTGGGCCCATTGCTTGCTCAAAAGATGGGGTGTATTTGGTTGGTGGTGCTAGTTCTGGACATACTTATATTTGGGAG ATAGCAAGTGGAGCATTATTGAAAAGATGGTGCGGACATAAAAATGCTATAAGTTGTTTAGCCTTCTCTCAAGATAGTTCGTTTCTCATCTCTGGATCTATAGAAGGGATGGTTTATACTTGGTCAATGGTCAG TTTATTTCAAGCAGAGGAACCTCGACCCATTGAAGGTACAGAGATATATCCCAACTTTTATAATGTAAAGAAAAATGAGCACAAGGCGTCAATAACTGGCATTTTAACAATGCTAAGGGGTCAATGTCCCATTCTAATAACGAGCTCACTCGATGGCAATTGCAAG GTTACGGATCTATTGTCTGGGTTACTACTTCACACCATTTCACTCTCCAGTTCAGTTACTACAATCGCAGTTGATCCTTTGGAACAATTTCTACTTTGTGGGGCTGGTGATACTTGTATATATGTCACTGTGTTGAATGGAATTGGGACAAAAAAATCCAGTTTAACATGTTTTGAGGATAATTGTCAAATTCTTTCAGGACACAA TGCTCCAATTACTGCATTAGCATTTTGTTCTAAAGGAGTAAGGTTGGTTTCTGCATCAAAGGATTGCACTATCCTTGTTTGGGACACAAGAGCATGGCAAGTTAttaataaaatagaaaacaaaatag GTGGGCATATAACAAATTTGCTAGTCTTTCCAAAGCGAGCGATCTCAACTGTTCATCAAGAAAGAAATTTCCGTCCCATCAAGTTCCCTAAATTAGAGAAGATATGCAAACCAACAAATGAAACAATGGCATTTTTGGTGCCATCTCAATTCTCCAAAGATGTCAATTCTAGCATAGTATCTTTCAATAGTTCCAACCTTCTGGCTGAGCAACTCTTGGATTTAGAG GAAAAGAGAACCCTTGAAGCAGTAGAGATGATTATTGGAATGAACATTCAAGACCGGGTGAAGAACCAAACCATGGCAAAGGAATTGACTAATATGAATATGCTACTGCAGGGACAagtatttgatgtgatggatgTTGGTGCAGATGAGGATTAA